DNA sequence from the Nesterenkonia lutea genome:
GAGAATCACCTGTTCTACCTGATGGCACGCGGCATCCCGGAGAAGGAGGCCCGCCAGCTCGTGGTGCGCGGCTTCCTCAACGAGATCGTCCAGGCCATCGGCGTGTCGTCCATCGAGGACACCATCCACCAGGACCTGGAGAACGAGCTCGAGATCGCCGGCTTCTGAGGCGCCCCGCCCGCAGCCACCGCTGACGAGCAGCACCTCGCTCCACCTTCAGCACTTTTCACGAACCAAGCAAAGGACACGCAAAGAATGTCTACTCTCGAGATCAAGGACCTGCACGTCTCCATCGAGACCGAGCAGGGCGTCAAAGAGATCCTCAAGGGCGTCACCCTGACCATCAAGTCCGGTGAGATCCACGCCATCATGGGCCCCAACGGCTCCGGGAAGTCCACCCTGGCCTCCACCATCGCCGGACATCCCCGCTACACCGTGACCTCCGGCACGATCACCATGGACGGCGAGAACGTGCTGGACATGGCCGTGGACGAGCGCGCCCGCGCCGGACTGTTCCTGGCCATGCAGTACCCCGTGGAGGTTCCCGGAGTCACCATGACCAACTTCCTGCGCACCGCGAAGACCGCCATCGACGGCGAGGCGCCCAAGCTGCGGACCTGGGCCAAGGATGTCCGCGCGGCCATGGAGAAGCTCAAGATCGACGCTGACTTCGCCAACCGCAACGTCAACGAGGGCTTCTCCGGCGGTGAGAAGAAGCGCGTGGAGATCCTCCAGCTCGAGCTCTTCAAGCCCAAGTTCGCCGTGCTGGACGAGACCGACTCCGGTCTGGACATCGATGCGCTGCGCGTGGTCTCCGACGGCGTCAACCGCGCCCAGGAGTCCAATGACATGGGCACCCTGCTGATCACCCACTACACGCGGATCCTGAACTACATCAAGCCCGATTTCGTCCACGTGTTCGTGGACGGCCGGGTGGCGGAGCAGGGTGGTCCCGAGCTGGCGGACGAGCTCGAGGCCAACGGCTACGATCGCTTCCTCGCGCCCCTCAAGGCCTGAGCGAATCATGCTGATCCCAGAGACCATCAGGGCTGACTTCCCGCTGCTGGGCCGCACGGTCCGCGGCGGGAAGCCGCTGGTGTACCTGGATTCCGGCGCCACCGCGCAGAAGCCGCAGCAGGTGATCGATGCCGAGCTGCAGTTCTACGCGCAGACCAACGCGGCGGTGCACCGCGGTGCACATCAGATCGCCGAGGAGGCCACGGAGGCCTACGAGGACGCCCGGGCCGTGGTGGCGGAGTTCGTCGGCGCCGCCGAGGACGAGATCGTGTGGACCAAGAACGCCACCGAGGCGCTGAACCTGGTGGCCTACGGGTTCCTCAGTGCCAGCCTCGCCGCCGCCGCGACGCCCGGGAGCGCCGCCGCCGAAGTGGTGGACGCCGCGGGGCGTGAACGGTACGCGCTCGGCGTCGGGGACGAGATCGTGGTCAGCGAGGCAGAGCACCACGCCAATCTCGTGCCCTGGCAGCAGCTCGCCGCCAAGACCGGTGCCACGCTGCGCTGGATCGGCCTCGGCGAGGACGGTCGGCTGGATCCCGCGACGTACTCTGTGATCGGAGACCGCACCAGAATCCTTGCCATCACCCATGCCTCGAACGTCACGGGCGCCATCACCGACCTGGACGAACTCGTGGGACGGGCGCGCCGGGTCGGGGCCTGCGTCGTCCTCGACGCCTGCCAGACCGCAGCCCATATGCCGCTGGACCTCAGCGCGCTCGACGTCGACTTCGCAGCCTTCTCCGCGCACAAGATGGTCGGTCCCACCGGCGTCGGCGCGCTCTTCGGCAAGCGGGAGATGCTCGAAGACCTGCCGCCCTTTCTGACCGGGGGCTCCATGGTGGAGGTCGTGACCATGGAATCCACCAGCTTCATGCCGCCCCCGCAGCGCTTCGAGGCCGGCACGCAGATGGTGGCCCAGGTGGTGGGCTTCCGTGCGGCGGTGGAGTACCTCCTGGACCTGGGCATGGATCAGGTCGCCGCGCACGAGCGGGCGATGACCGAGCTGCTGCTCGACGGCATCGCCGAGGTGCCGGGAGTGCGCGTGCTCGGACCCCAGGATGCATACGATCGGCTCGCCGTCGTCGCCTTCGAGGTCGAGGGCATCCATCCTCATGATGTCGGTCAGGTCCTGGACAGCACCGGGGTCGCGGTGCGCGTGGGTCACCACTGTGCACAGCCGATCCACCGCCGGTTCGGAGTCCATGCCTCCGCGCGGGCCTCCGCCGGGGTCTACACCACTGCAGCTGACGTGGAGGCCTTCATCGCCGGTCTGCACGAGGTGCGCCGATTCTTCGGCCGCAGCGACCAGGACGACGCCGTGATCGCGGAGGCACTGTGATGGCAGATGCCATGGAGCAGCTCTACCAGCAGGTCATCCTCGACCACGCGCGCACGCGCCAGGGCGAGGGGGAGCTCGCCGAGTACGGCGGCGAGTCCTTCCAGATCAATCCCACCTGCGGGGACCAGGTGACGCTGCGCGTGCGCCTCGACGCCGCAGGCGAGATCATCGAAGCCCTGGGCTGGACCGGGCAGGGGTGCTCGATCTCCCAGGCCTCGCTCTCGGTCATGCATGAACTCGTGAGCGGGGGCACCGTGGTTCGGGCAGGGGAGCTGGGTGAGCACTTCCGTGAGCTGATGGCCGCCAGGGGCCGAGAGCTGGAGCCGAGTCGACTCGAGGCCCTGGAGGATGCCTCGGCCTTCACCGGGGTGGCACGGTATCCTGCACGTATCAAATGCGCCCTGCTCGGGTGGATGGCGCTGCGCGATGCGCTGGCCCAGGCCCAGGCCAGGGCATAGAGATCGGTCCTGCGGCGTTGCACGGTAGACGCGAGGCAGAGACCACCGGTGCACAGAGGACCGTGCCCAGAAGACCAGAGACATGCCAGAGAAGAACGAAGCACCAGCTATGGAAGGGAGAGCGCCATGAGTGACGCTGTCACTGCGGCCCAGACGCCGCTCGAGGACGTCGAGGAAGCGCTCAAAGAGGTCATCGACCCGGAGCTCGGCATCAACGTCGTCGATCTCGGTCTGCTCTACGGACTGAACTACGCCGAGGACGGGGCGCTGATCATCGACATGACCCTGACCACCGCGGCATGCCCGCTGACCGACGTGCTGGAGGAGCAGGTGGGCCAGCATGTCGGCACGATGGTGGATGAGTGGCGACTCAACTGGGTCTGGATGCCGCCATGGGGTCCTGAGAAGATCACCGACGACGGTCGTGAACAGATGCGCGCCCTGGGATTCAATATTTAAATTTGAACAAATCTGTTCCGGGCTATTCACCTGGGAAAAACCATGACATAAGCTGTGGCGAACAGGTGGGCTCCATGTCTGGACCCTGAACCAGACAGGACGCCTCCTGTCCCAGGGAGCTGTCATGTCATCGTTGAACAGATTTCTGGGCCGACATTCAGAGCTTGACGTCATCGCGGCAGCGGCGGAGGCCGTTCTCACCTCCTCCACTCCGCGGTTTCTGCTGATTGAAGGTCCACCAGGCGTGGGAAAGACCTCGTTGCTCAACGAGGCAGTGTCCCGTCTGCCCGGGTGGAGCCGGGCCAATGTCTATCTGGATCCGTCTGACCGACACGTTCCGGGGTACGCCGCCGCGCACCTGCTGAGAAAGCCGCAGCGATACCACGCCCCTGCCGACGCCGAGGGGCTCGGCGCGCTGGTGCAGGAACAGGCCGATGGGATCACCGAACCCGTGGTCCTGGTGATCGAAGACATGCAGTGGGTGGATGCGCTGTCCTCCGACGTCATCTTCCGGACCGTGCGCGAGACCGAAGACATCCCGATGCTCACTCTGGTGACCGCTCGGCCCACCACCCGGCCGGAGATGCAGCGCCTCACCCGCTTCACCGAGACCGCCGGCGAGGCGCTGCGCATCGTCATCGAGCCCTTCACCCGGGCAGAGGTCCGCGAACTCCTCGAGGAACACACCGGACTGCCGATCAGCGCCAATGTGGCCGCCCGGGTCCGTGATGCCACCGGCGGATTCCCCGCCTTCCTCGACTATGTGGTCGACCGACTCACCTCCGACGAGGAGGCCATCACCTCCGATGCTCTCCAGGGCGCCCTGCGGGAGCTCGAGCAGGGTGAGGGCCCCGCCGAAGCGCAGCGGCTGCTGATCAAGCAGGTCTTCGAGGAGACCCCGGAGGATGTCCAGCAGATGCTGGCCCTGCTCGCGCTGGCGCGCTACCCCCTCTCCATCCACGAGATCGGCAAGCTTCTCGGGACGGGCTCCGTCGACGTGGAAGCGCTCCGGGGATCGAGCCTGGTCCAGGAGGCCATGAAGTCCGGACGCTTCTCCATGAAGCACAGGGTGTCTGCGCGCTGCCTGGTGGCGGATCTGAGTCGAGAGGTGCGAGTCGACCTGCAGATGCGACTTGCCGGCGTGGAAGGGGGGCTCGCCTCAGTGCGTCACCGTGCCGAGGCGACTCTGCTGGACCCGGCGGTGGAAGAGCCCTCCGCCATGGTCGAAGTGCTCGCCGATGCTGCGCGGACCGCCAGCCGGTCCGGTGACACCGCCCAGACGCTGGAGCTGACCCGGCTCGCCTTCGAGGTGGAACGCTCGAGCCACACGCTCGAATGCCTGACCTTCGCCGCGATGCGGGCCGGCACCAAGGTCGACGCCGAGGCCACGGTGACCTGGGCGCAGAGTCACGAGGTGCACCCGGTGCTGCGCCGCGGACTCCTCGCCCGCGAGGCGCTGGTCCGCGGAGACCTCGAGGGCACCCTCGGCTTCCTCGCCGGGGGAGTGGACATCGATGCGGCCACCCCGAAGGCCCTGCTCTGCTATGCAGACACGGTGCTTCAGGCCTCCCGCACCCCCGGGCTCCGAGGATCGTACTGGCATCTGCTCAACGTCGCGGAGCGCACAGTTCGGGCACTGCTCACCCTCGAGGAACAGATCGGCGCAGATGACCCGGCGGTTCGGACGAGGATCGCGACGCCGGAGCAGCTCCTCGCGGAGACTCGTGGACTGCGCGTGAGTCTGCAGCTGTGGCAGGCCCTGGAGGGCATCGAGAGCGTCCCGCCGCAGGCCTTCTCCGCACGGGTCCAGCAGCTGCTGGATGAGCTGCGGATGGTGCCGGGCACAGAATCCGCCCAGGCCACGCTGCTGGTCGCCCGCGGTGCGGTGCTCCGCACCGCGGGGCACCCGGCGGAGGCCTACCGGGATCTGATCGCGGCCATCGAGAACTGGCCGGGCCGGAACCGCCGGGCACTCGCCCATGCGCAGGTGCACATGACCTATCTGCTCTTCGAGGCCGGACTCTGGAGCGAGGCGCAGCTTCTCTCCGAGTCAGCGGCCTCCGAGGTGCTCGACATCAATGAGGACAACGTGGCGCCGTTGGCGTACAACGCGGTCCACCTGGTGCCCTCGGCCCGAGGTCATCGGGAGTCACAGAGCTGGTCCTTCGGCCTCCGTGCGCATGTCACGCGAGCCAGCGACGCCAGCGTGAGCCGTGCCGGGCGCGGATATGTGGATGCCTGGGCCGCCGCGGCCGCGCAGAACCACGAGAAGGTGGTCGACAGCATCCTCGCGATGCAGGTCGAGCTCAGCATCTGGTCCCGCGCGGTCACCTCCGCGGTGCTCCTGGGTCGCTCCCTGCTCCACAGCGGAAGGGCTCAGGCGCTGCCCGCGCTGATCACGAAGGTCGGCGCGGATGAGCACTCCTCTGTGGTCCATCGCGACTACGTGCTGCGACACCTTCGCGGACTCTCCGCTCTGGGCTCCGGCAAGTTCGCATCAACCCACGAACACCTCAGCGCAGCCATGTCCGCCATCACGGCGGTGCCGAGCCTGAAGACGGGCCACGTGCCGGGTGACGGCGGTTCTCTGATGATCTACCGCGGACTGTTGGCGCTGGACCTCGGTCACTGCGTGATCGATGGGGTCGACACCCTGCAGGACAAAGCCGATGAGACGGCGGAGCTGGTGCTGTGGGCCGCGTCGATGTTCCAGGGCTGTGGCTCCGAGGGACTCTTCCACGAGGCAGACGAGACCTTCCGCACGCTGCGCAAGGTGACGGCGGGCCAGAGTGCCCCGGAGCGGCCCCGGCTGATCGATCTGCCGGAGGGCCTCAGCTCCAAGGCACGGTTCGCGCTGACCGCCCTGACCACGCGGGAGCGTGAGATCGCGCTGATGGTGGGTCAGGGCCTCTCGAACAAGGAAGTCGCCGAGGAGCTGGTGATCTCGGTGCGCACAGTGGAGTACCACG
Encoded proteins:
- the sufC gene encoding Fe-S cluster assembly ATPase SufC, giving the protein MSTLEIKDLHVSIETEQGVKEILKGVTLTIKSGEIHAIMGPNGSGKSTLASTIAGHPRYTVTSGTITMDGENVLDMAVDERARAGLFLAMQYPVEVPGVTMTNFLRTAKTAIDGEAPKLRTWAKDVRAAMEKLKIDADFANRNVNEGFSGGEKKRVEILQLELFKPKFAVLDETDSGLDIDALRVVSDGVNRAQESNDMGTLLITHYTRILNYIKPDFVHVFVDGRVAEQGGPELADELEANGYDRFLAPLKA
- a CDS encoding SufS family cysteine desulfurase, yielding MLIPETIRADFPLLGRTVRGGKPLVYLDSGATAQKPQQVIDAELQFYAQTNAAVHRGAHQIAEEATEAYEDARAVVAEFVGAAEDEIVWTKNATEALNLVAYGFLSASLAAAATPGSAAAEVVDAAGRERYALGVGDEIVVSEAEHHANLVPWQQLAAKTGATLRWIGLGEDGRLDPATYSVIGDRTRILAITHASNVTGAITDLDELVGRARRVGACVVLDACQTAAHMPLDLSALDVDFAAFSAHKMVGPTGVGALFGKREMLEDLPPFLTGGSMVEVVTMESTSFMPPPQRFEAGTQMVAQVVGFRAAVEYLLDLGMDQVAAHERAMTELLLDGIAEVPGVRVLGPQDAYDRLAVVAFEVEGIHPHDVGQVLDSTGVAVRVGHHCAQPIHRRFGVHASARASAGVYTTAADVEAFIAGLHEVRRFFGRSDQDDAVIAEAL
- the sufU gene encoding Fe-S cluster assembly sulfur transfer protein SufU: MADAMEQLYQQVILDHARTRQGEGELAEYGGESFQINPTCGDQVTLRVRLDAAGEIIEALGWTGQGCSISQASLSVMHELVSGGTVVRAGELGEHFRELMAARGRELEPSRLEALEDASAFTGVARYPARIKCALLGWMALRDALAQAQARA
- a CDS encoding metal-sulfur cluster assembly factor, whose amino-acid sequence is MSDAVTAAQTPLEDVEEALKEVIDPELGINVVDLGLLYGLNYAEDGALIIDMTLTTAACPLTDVLEEQVGQHVGTMVDEWRLNWVWMPPWGPEKITDDGREQMRALGFNI
- a CDS encoding helix-turn-helix transcriptional regulator produces the protein MSSLNRFLGRHSELDVIAAAAEAVLTSSTPRFLLIEGPPGVGKTSLLNEAVSRLPGWSRANVYLDPSDRHVPGYAAAHLLRKPQRYHAPADAEGLGALVQEQADGITEPVVLVIEDMQWVDALSSDVIFRTVRETEDIPMLTLVTARPTTRPEMQRLTRFTETAGEALRIVIEPFTRAEVRELLEEHTGLPISANVAARVRDATGGFPAFLDYVVDRLTSDEEAITSDALQGALRELEQGEGPAEAQRLLIKQVFEETPEDVQQMLALLALARYPLSIHEIGKLLGTGSVDVEALRGSSLVQEAMKSGRFSMKHRVSARCLVADLSREVRVDLQMRLAGVEGGLASVRHRAEATLLDPAVEEPSAMVEVLADAARTASRSGDTAQTLELTRLAFEVERSSHTLECLTFAAMRAGTKVDAEATVTWAQSHEVHPVLRRGLLAREALVRGDLEGTLGFLAGGVDIDAATPKALLCYADTVLQASRTPGLRGSYWHLLNVAERTVRALLTLEEQIGADDPAVRTRIATPEQLLAETRGLRVSLQLWQALEGIESVPPQAFSARVQQLLDELRMVPGTESAQATLLVARGAVLRTAGHPAEAYRDLIAAIENWPGRNRRALAHAQVHMTYLLFEAGLWSEAQLLSESAASEVLDINEDNVAPLAYNAVHLVPSARGHRESQSWSFGLRAHVTRASDASVSRAGRGYVDAWAAAAAQNHEKVVDSILAMQVELSIWSRAVTSAVLLGRSLLHSGRAQALPALITKVGADEHSSVVHRDYVLRHLRGLSALGSGKFASTHEHLSAAMSAITAVPSLKTGHVPGDGGSLMIYRGLLALDLGHCVIDGVDTLQDKADETAELVLWAASMFQGCGSEGLFHEADETFRTLRKVTAGQSAPERPRLIDLPEGLSSKARFALTALTTREREIALMVGQGLSNKEVAEELVISVRTVEYHVANALGKLGLDSRHALRRMLQIEDEGDLRRA